The Asterias rubens chromosome 1, eAstRub1.3, whole genome shotgun sequence genome segment tagtacaaaGGCTGACCAACACGTACACATGGTTTAGAatacttttcaggctattttatcacaatttttccTATTGttcaaagtgaaaaaaaaaagttgttaatcAGATTAAAGtgggaagaatatcatgcctgtaacaCATGGGGAGAGCAGTCACCTACAGGTCAAGGAGTTTAAGACTTACCCGGATATTCCATCTCAGATCATTTCTGTTCTTCTCTCCCGGTGCTCGATGACTGTTCCATTCTGCTCTGTACATCTGATGCCTGAATCACAAATAAGAACAGCTGTAATCAAATAGACTGTACGTGTACAAGTCTTGCCAGTTTTTGGTTTATTCTAGCATTAAACCAAAGTGATCCCACAAACCTCCGAATATGCATGAGACCTGggtacaatttcatagagctgcctcaGAAAATGTATTTGggtattttgcttaagcagatgAAAATTGGCCCTGCACAGTAGTTTTGTTTCGTTTAGCAAATATAATATACTCTATTGCAAACTGGATAAAGTTAGAATCAAAACACACCATGCAAAGAGTGAGAGTGAAGTCATGCATACCTTGAGACTGGATCAGTTTTCTTATCATGTTTAGTTCTTGGCTGTGCAGAATCTGGTCGGATAACTGAAAACATAAAAGTACATTGAAAGCAAACCTTGGTGGGTTTATTTATTACGTTTTATTtagttaatttttttctgaagggTGGGGGTATTTGTTGACAATTTTTGTGGAAAGACAGCCTTGAAGTTTGTAAATACTCAGTGcctcgagtaccttgtttggtagacacgtgcgctatataagactttgatattattaagaGGTGCTGGTAGCCTCCATGCCACTTACtggcttgattttttttttgattgaaTCTTTTAATTCCTGTGTGTGTTTTGTCAGTGTAAAGTGTATTCAAATAAATCAACCTCAAGTTCACACAGGGAGGACATTGTGTAGGATACTATGGACGCAGAAAAAATCAGGAAGGTCATCCAAtcaaggttttagccaggatttggtgAAAGGCTGTCAAAATTTGCtgcaaatttaaaaactgggtgtccaaacaTGTTGACCTGATCATATGTACACATGATAGATAAAAGATTGCATCAAAATTTAAAAGAGGATGTCAATAAGaaacccagacacccctctggcttACACTGCATCCAAGTCGCATCTCTCATTGTGACAGAGATTGCATACTTACATGATCTTGGGAGATGTGGTTTAAACACTGTGTCTTCATCCCCAGCTGGCCGGTGCGAATACTGAACAcacaaagtacaaaataaacatcttgtataaaaagacactggacactcctggtaattgtcaaagactagtcttcacagttgttgtatctcaacatatgcataaaataacaaacctgtgaaaacttgagctcaatcggttgtcgaagtagcgagatattaatgaaataaaaaacacagcagtcaatagttgttttaaaactaaatgcTAATGTAGACTAAGATGGGTTGAAAAACactaaagaatttttttttaaatcatcacaATTGCAAATAAACGTCGTTCAGCAAATGATCAGAATGCATAAACAATGGCAAATCACCTGGTatttggtaagtctgctgccaccttgtgttCCAAAAGTGAAGAGTAGGATTTGGTTAATCATGATAAGATCATGGCAATATTTCTAATAGAAAAGCGTCTCAGCATAACTGATACCACGTAAGCTCTGAGATTATAACCAGAATGTTAAAGTGGAATGTCAGACTTATTTACCAGATCTCTGGATAGTTGTGGGCGTCTATGGCTGTAGACGAGACCCATAAGGCTCGATGCATCGTCTGATTCAGTCAGGGTCGTTTCTTCATCAACATCTTCAGGATACACCTCCTCTTGTCTCAAGGCCAAGCGAGATAAACGATCACTTACATCTTGTCCCTCTCCTGAGTTCATGAAATTTAAACAGACTTTTGTACNNNNNNNNNNNNNNNNNNNNNNNNNNNNNNNNNNNNNNNNNNNNNNNNNNNNNNNNNNNNNNNNNNNNNNNNNNNNNNNNNNNNNNNNNNNNNNNNNNNNNNNNNNNNNNNNNNNNNNNNNNNNNNNNNNNNNNNNNNNNNNNNNNNNNNNNNNNNNNNNNNNNNNNNNNNNNNNNNNNNNNNNNNNNNNNNNNNNNNNNNNNNNNNNNNNNNNNNNNNNNNNNNNNNNNNNNNNNNNNNNNNNNNNNNNNNNNNNNNNNNNNNNNNNNNNNNNNNNNNNNNNNNNNNNNNNNNNNNNNNNNNNNNNNNNNNNNNNNNNNNNNNNNNNNNNNNNNNNNNNNNNNNNNNNNNNNNNNNNNNNNNNNNNNNNNNNNNNNNNNNNNNNNNNNNNNNNNNNNNNNNNNNNNNNNNNNNNNNNNNNNNNNNNNNNNNNNNNNNNNNNNNNNNNNNNNNNNNNNNNNNNNNNNNNNNNNNNNNNNNNNNNNNNNNNNNNNNNNNNNAAATTTAAactatataataaaataaacacaagatTCTATACAACGCTTTTCACAATTACTGTCTCAATgccctttacattagtgccctggtcatccattcctttaaaggcagcagacactattggtaattactcaaaataattattagcataaaacttttcttggtgacgtgtaatggggagaggttgatggtttaaaacattgtgagaatcagctccctctgatgtgccataatttttgaaaaagaagtaattttccacgaatttgatttcgagacctcagatttagaacttgaggtctcgaaatcaaccatctaaacgcacacaacttcgtgtgaaaagggtgtttttttctttcattattatctcgcaacttcgattgagctcaaattttcacaggttagttatttcatgcatatgttgagatacaccaactgtgaaggctatactttgacaattaccaatagtgttgagtgtctttaatctttctcagctctctTAAGAGTATACAACATGGGTAATATCataatacacaatatcaactaCTACCCacttatacccctgggtgaaccATACAGTTTTCAAGACACATCTCTCCATGCGAGCCAGGGCTCAAATCTTTGGGGAAAATGGACAAGACCACATGGCTTGTAGTGCAAAATGTTTACTGGCCCAGAATTctttacacaataaaaaaaaataacacaacgAAAAAAGTTACACAGTTTTACCAAGTGCACTGCTATTAACTGAACAACCACTGAGAGAAAATTTCTCTAATGTTTTACTATGGGCGAATAAACTTGgttactcaacaaaattgatAGATAATTACAGATTGAAACATAGGACCGCTAGACTGGTCCGTTCatgaagttaaaggaacacgttgacttggatcgatcgagttggtctttgaaaagcgtttgtaaccgtttgttataaaatgcatatgtctagagagacattttaaaagtaggatataatgatccacacaagtatcactcgaaattgcgtggttttccttttacctcgtcgactaacaaggtcggtcaattatgggagtcaaattttttactcccatagtGGCCGatcatgttagttcgcaaagtgaaaggaaaaccacgcaatttcgaggcaaatttgtgtggatcaatgtattctacttttataatatctatctaaccatatgcattttataacaaacggttacaaatgcttttcaaagaccaactcgaccgatccaaggcaacgtgttcctttaaaggcagtggacactattggtaattacccaaaataagtattagcataaaacctttcttggtaaagagtaatggggagaggttgaaagtataaaacattgtgagaatcggcttcctctgaagtgatgtagttttcgagaaagaagtaatttccaacgaatttgatttcgagacctcaagttcagaatttgaggtctcgaaatcaaccatataaaagcacacaattaaggcgacaagagtgtttgtttacttcattcatatctcgcaacttcgacgaccatttgagctcaaatttttcacaggtttgttcttttatgcatatgtttagatacaccaagtgagaggactggtctttgacaattacctatagtgtccactgtctttaatccaAGGAAGTAGTTACCTGATTCACTCTCGGTTATGGATTCATCAAACACTTGCACTTGACCATTCAGCTTCCTAAAAAAGGGGAAACATTAACATAACTTTGTTTAGAAAACTTGTGCCTCGTTATTAACAAGTAATGAATTACAAATcaaaccaggggtcgatttcataaagcaccGACATTCATATTTCATCAAGATACTCGGTCGCCCACAGGTAGGCTAATAATATCACTCAGTAGCTTTTCTGGTTTTTTTGCTATTGCCTTTTGCCCTGCCTGGGATTCTTGAAAATGTGTTCAGTTTAATCTTTTTgtattgtagttttttaaacaatttttacttTGTATTCAAGTGTAAGTTTTATCGAACCAATTGTTACATTAAGGTTGCAAATAAAACTGCCAAAGATGGATTGCACTATTTGTCTTCGACCACCATTGTTCACGATAAACAATGCAAAAGTGCATACGTGTACGCGCTGCACACAGctcttagccaatgatagccttgcactcgtgcacatttcatcaaaaattGCGGTGGATAATGCTTTGTGCAATCCTACCTGACTACTTTTCTCTTCATGGCAGTCTTCACAGGTTTCTTTCTCTCTCCTGTGGATCTTCTTCTCTCTTGTCTCCCTGAGGCTGAGACGCTTTCATCCGTAGTATCTAGATTAGCGATGGACGTATCACCGTATTTATAGCTGAACGGCTGGGGATGCTTAGCCGGGTAGCTTGGCTGCCTGCTAGATCCTGGATGATTAGGTTGAACTTTTGTACTCGGGACGTACCTTGCCTGTTTGGTTAACATGAGCAGATCATCTACGTTTTACATTCTTATATTTGTCAATGTTTTTTCTGCATTTGTTGTATAGTTAAAGACAAAGTAGGCTTAAAGACGTAGCTTGGCTGTTTAATTGTATACAAAtgttatacaataaaacttacttgggggggggtgggtaggCTATTCAAATTTGCGGGGGTTGGAAATTCTATGAACTTTAAACCACTTGGGCTCTACAGTATGATAGCAGTCTCCTTATTTTGACCAAATATTTGGTTGGGAAATAAGTACTGTTTACAATTGTTTGGTAACTGTTGGTGTATCATGGCCTAGTGTTAAGAGCACCGCACTCAAGCTCTGCCGTTAGgcatagtgtgggtttgagAGTCGTGATACCTGtctccttaagcaagacatttaaccacactgctttgtccttcggatggaacgtaaagccAATGGTCTAGTGTGTTGTTTAACCCAATGCACTtatatcgtaaagagaaggggttcgccccagtgttcctggtccgatcggcagcaaattgcgccacagcaccttgtaaagcactACATGGTGCTACCTGTATATCTGGataaggtctcataatttaaacctagtcccacatcttgcaggaaatacagTTACAgtgccaggagcgtcactgagtgacggatatgcgcttaaacctagtcccacatcttgcaggaaatacagTTACAgtgccaggagcgtcactgagtgacggatatgcgcttaaacctagtcccacatcttgcaggaaatacagTTACAgtgccaggagcgtcactgagtgacggatatgcgctcTACATAAGAAGCCACCATTATTGTGGTTACAACTCAAAAGACTACAATTGTACAGGAGAGAAGAATATAGTGCGTGACTTACTCTTGGTGCAGTGGGAGCTGAGGTGGGTCTTCTACTGCCTCCTTGAGGATGTCTAACTGGTACACTCACATCATCTGAACTGTAATCTGATATCATTAACCAGGTAGGAATATTAGTCAGATGTGTCTACAGCAGAGTTAAAAGTTTaaggtcatagattgttttttgtctACATAATACTTACCATAACCTGTCCATATTACACAATACTGATTAATTTATAGACAgcattataaagaaagatataTCAAAATGGAAATCAAATTAATAtcgaaatcaaacaaaataataatagtcatattttgataaagacatttgtaaagtgccTAATGCAAAAATGTGGTAAACCAAAGGATGAAAGAAATTTTGAAATTCGGAATCAATATACCAAAATAGTATGATCATATTGCATTTAGATGACATTAAGATGCCTTACCAATCTCTGATGCAAGTGTTGATGCCTCATCTGATTTACTTCTCCCCTCTGTGTCTCTTTGGATCAATCCTTCCAAAtctgaagaagaacaaaaaacccAGAGAATTATAGCATAATACCTACCTACCAGGAATTTTCCCcaagggttttgttttttctgggAACTGACTCTGTAATGTGAATAGGTGTGTCCTGGCCGAGTGGTGAAGCACACCGGACTCAAGTTCAGGTGTTtgtgatcagcaaagtgtgggtttacGTTCCCTGCTTGACACATGTGTACTTtgaaagcaagacacttaaccatgattgcttcatcctttagatgggacgtaaagccatgtACGTACACAAAAGAACCCAGATACACTTATCATGATTCgtgaagagaaggggttcgccccagtgtttctggcagtggctgctaagtatgccgcagcaccttgtaaaccgaAAGGTGCTTTAAAAATgggggtctcataattcaaaacagcTCTGCTCTACCTGCTTATACTGTTGAAAAACAAGTAATGAGCTTAACAGCGTATTGGTACGCCACGAGGGGTGTGATAAAACACTGTATAAAAACCTAGTTTTATTAAAACCTttaatgcagtggacactattggtaattactcaaaataattttttagcataaaaccttacttggtgacaagtaatggggagaggttgacagtataaaactttgtgagaaacggctccctctgaagtgatgtagatttcgagaaagaagtaattttatacGAGTtgaatttcaagacctcagatttagaatttgagctattgaaatcaagcatctgaaagcacacaactttttgtgacaaggtgttttttctttcattattatcttgcaacttcgacgaccaattattgagctcaatttttcacaggtttgttactatatgcatatgttgagatacaccaagtgagaagactggtctctgaccattacaaatagtgtccagatTCTTTAAAAGGACTTAAAAAGAGTGCTATGTACTTTTAGTGGCTAAAGTTCAAAGGTCATGTGGTTAGTATCATCAGTTTGTTCACCTCTAGCAAATTGCCTTAGCTGTGCCGATGGAACGTTGTGGTAACCAAGGGCATCCAGTTGCTGACGAACATCATTTTCGCTGAAGTGTAAACTGTCGTCCATTGCTGCAAGGAAAAAGTTAGCAATTAGAACTCCGTCCCCACAAAGGCGCAGTAGTTTTTTAGTGGGcaagttttgtacacaaatcacTGCTCTGTGCATACATGCGCAGAGCAGCGATCCGTACAGTCAAATGGCTTGAATGGGATCTGAATTCAACGGTAAGAATTTAAAACCTTATAACGAATTTGAGTT includes the following:
- the LOC117297433 gene encoding hydrolethalus syndrome protein 1 homolog isoform X1, which encodes MDDSLHFSENDVRQQLDALGYHNVPSAQLRQFARDLEGLIQRDTEGRSKSDEASTLASEIDYSSDDVSVPVRHPQGGSRRPTSAPTAPRARYVPSTKVQPNHPGSSRQPSYPAKHPQPFSYKYGDTSIANLDTTDESVSASGRQERRRSTGERKKPVKTAMKRKVVRKLNGQVQVFDESITESESGNYFLGLKTVDTIGEGQDVSDRLSRLALRQEEVYPEDVDEETTLTESDDASSLMGLVYSHRRPQLSRDLYSHRPAGDEDTVFKPHLPRSFIRPDSAQPRTKHDKKTDPVSRHQMYRAEWNSHRAPGEKNRNDLRWNIREQMMYKDTVTYPRRTPKVFSANNYVVPTDKKRQALRWAVRTSLAHKQMPLSNFE
- the LOC117297433 gene encoding hydrolethalus syndrome protein 1 homolog isoform X2 — protein: MDDSLHFSENDVRQQLDALGYHNVPSAQLRQFARDLEGLIQRDTEGRSKSDEASTLASEIDYSSDDVSVPVRHPQGGSRRPTSAPTAPRARYVPSTKVQPNHPGSSRQPSYPAKHPQPFSYKYGDTSIANLDTTDESVSASGRQERRRSTGERKKPVKTAMKRKVVRKLNGQVQVFDESITESESGEGQDVSDRLSRLALRQEEVYPEDVDEETTLTESDDASSLMGLVYSHRRPQLSRDLYSHRPAGDEDTVFKPHLPRSFIRPDSAQPRTKHDKKTDPVSRHQMYRAEWNSHRAPGEKNRNDLRWNIREQMMYKDTVTYPRRTPKVFSANNYVVPTDKKRQALRWAVRTSLAHKQMPLSNFE